ACGCCGGTGATCCGGCGCGTCGACGAGGAGCCGCGGCTCAAGGCGCTGTGGCAGCGACGCTTTCCGGATGGCTAGCCAGCGCCGAGCGTTCGAAGCGCATGTCGAAGCACATGGTGCAACGGATGCCGCGCTCGGGCTCGTTCTCCATGCCCTTGGCGCGTTCGAACCAGTTGTCGCGGTGAGCCTGTCAGGATTTTTGTGTGCGAGGCATAGCATGACGACCAGGAGCATCTATGCCAACCAAGAAGAAGCCGGCGGGAGCCGGCATGACGGCGCTGCCGTCGATCCCCAAGGAACTCATTGAGCAGCTGACCGGCGGCTCGACGCCGATGACGGCCGAGCAGATCAACGCCACGACCATGGCGCTGAAGAAGGCGCTGATCGAGCGCGCGTTGGGCGCGGAGCTGTCGCACCACTTGGGCTATCCGCCCGGCACGGCCAAGCCGGAGGAGGCCGGCAACCAGCGCAACGGCAAGTCCGCCAAGACGGTCTTGACCGAGGACGGTCCGTTGCGCATCGAGGTGCCGCGCGACCGCGCCGGCTCGTTCGAACCCATCCTTATCCCCAAGCACGAGCGGCGCTTCACCGGCTTCGACGACAAGATCGTGGCCATGTACGCGCGTGGCATGACGGTGCGCGAGATTCAGGGCTTCCTGGCCGAGCAGTACGGCACCGAGGTCAGCCCCGAGTTCATCAGCTCCGTGACGGATGCCGTGATGACCGAGGTCTCGGCCTGGCAGAGCCGGCCGCTGGAGCCGATGTATCCGGTGGTGTTCTTCGACGCTCTGCGCGTGAAGATTCGCGAGGATGCGGTGGTGCGCAACAAGGCTATCTACCTGGCCCTGGGCGTGCTGCCCGATGGCACGCGCGACATCCTGGGCCTGTGGATCGAGAACACCGAGGGCGCGAAGTTCTGGATGAAGGTCTTCAACGATCTGAAGACCCGAGGAGTCGCCGACATCCTGATTGCCGTCACCGATGGGCTCAAGGGCATCCCCGAGGCGCTCGCTGCCGTGTTCCCAGCCACGACGCTGCAGACCTGCATCGTGCACCTGATCCGCAACAGCCTGGACTTCGCGAGCTGGAAGGACCGCAAGGCCCTGGCGGCGGCCTTGAAGCCAATCTACACGGCGTCCAGTGCTGACGCGGCCCAGGCCGAACTCGATGCCTTCGAGGCGAGCGCCTGGGGCCAGAAGTTCCCGACCGTGACGGCCACCTGGCGCCGGGCCTGGGATCGGGTCATCCCGTTCTTCGCCTTCAGCCCAGCCGTGCGGCGCGTGATCTACACGACCAACGCCATCGAGAGCATCCACAGTCGGCTGCGCAAGATCATCAAGACGCGCGGCCACTTCCCCAGTGACGATGCCGCTACCAAGCTCCTGTGGCTGGCGCTGCGCAATATCACGGCCGACTGGGGCCGCGCGGCCAAGGAATGGAAGGAGGCCATGAACCAATTCGCCATCGCCTACGGCGAGCGATTTACCTGACCTGCCGCGTAATATGCGGCGCGGGCTCGTCTGAATCGGCGAGCCCTACACCGAGCCTCGAACACAGAAATTCAGACAGCCCCGTCGCGGTCGTAGTCGGCATCGACGAAGGGCACCCCGAACTGCTCCGCGAAGCGGATGTTCTCGTTCTAGCGCAGCTCGTATTCCTTGAGCAGATGCTCGCGCTTGAAGTCGGTGCCGTCGGTCATGGCTTGGGCCCGGTGGCGGCGCCTCGACGCGCCAGTTCGATGAAAGCCTTGAGGTAGTCGATGTGCAGCTCGCTGTCGCGGGCGCCGAGATAGATCTGCTTGGCCACGCCCTTCCTGCCGAGCTGGACCGGCAGTAGGTCCATCTTGGCCGCGTACTCCTCGACCAGCCAGCGCGGCAGCGCCGCGACGCCGCGATCGCTGGCGACCATCTGCAACATGATGTCCGTGGTCTCGATGCTCTTGTGTCGCTTCGGCGTGATGCCGGCCGGCATCAGAAACTGCGTGTAGACGTCCAGGCGCTCCACCGCCACCGGGTAGGTGATCAGCGTCTCGCCGACCAGGTGCTCGGGCTTGGCATAGGCCGCGCCGGCCAGCGCATGGCGGCGGCTCACCACCAGCACCTGCTCGTAGTCGAACACCGGCTCGAAGTGCAGGCCCGGTTTGAACAGCGGATCCGGCGTGACCAGCAGGTCGATCTCGTAGCCGAACAACGCGCCGATGCCGCCGAACTGGAACTTCTGCTTGACGTCGACATCCACGTCCGGCCAGCGCGCCAGATAGGGCGAGACGATCTTCAGCAGCCACTGATAGCAGGGATGGCATTCCATGCCGATGCTCAGCGTGCCGCGCTCGCCCTGCGCGAACTGGCGCACGCGCGCCTCGGCCAGGTCCAGCTGCGGCAGCATGCGGTTGGCCACCGCGAGCAGGTACTCGCCGGCCTGCGTCAGGCGCAGCGAGCGGCCCTCGCGCAACCAGATCGGCGTACCCAGCTGATCCTCCAGCTTCTTCATCGCGTGGCTCAGCGCCGACTGCGTCAGGCACAACACGCCAGCAGCCGCGGTCAGCGAACCCTGGCGGTCGACCTCCCGGATGATGGCCAGATGGCTGCGCTCAAGCATGAATGAAATTGATTGATTATTGAAAAACAACCATTTTACTTCATACCACCCCTTCACTAGCATTCGTACCCAATCCGGCCGTCGAAGCAGTCCATATGAAAGCAAAAATGACACCTCCACTCCGCCTGGTAGCGGTTTCCGGTGGGATGCAACGCCCCTCCAAGTGCGCAGCTCTGTCGGAACACCTGCTGGAGCTGATCGCCGAGGAAGTCCCGTGCGAGCAACGCCTGGTCGAACTGGGACAGCTCGCACCGCAGCTCGCTGGCGCGGTCTGGCGTCCCCAGTTGCCCGTTACGGTGGAACGGGAACTTGCAGCGGTCGAGCAAGCCGACATCCTGGTGGTGGCCACGCCGGTCTTCCGCGGCTCCTATACGGGATTGTTCAAGCACTTCTTCGACTTCATCGACCAGGACGCCCTGATCGACAAGCCGATCCTGCTGGCGGCCACCGGCGGCAGCGAACGCCATGCCCTGATGATCGACCATCAGCTGCGGCCGCTGTTCAGCTTCTTCCAAGCACGCACATTGCCGCTGGGCGTCTATGCGACCGACAAGGATTTCGTCGACTACCGTCTTCAGAACGCGGCCCTGATCCAGCGGGCTGCTCTGGCGGTCCAGCGCGCCCTGCCTCTGATCGAGATGACGTGTCATGCAAGGCCCGCCGTGGCCGCCGAACGGATCGCCGCCTGAAGCGCGCACCGACTGTTTTCAGCTGTTCAACACCTTCTTTGCGCCGAATCCCCATGAACAACGAGTTTGCCTTCAGCATCAAGAGCCAGCGCTTTGATGAGAACTATCGTCCGGCGGACAACACCCGGATCACGACCAACTTCGCCAATCTGGCCCGGGGCGAGAGCCGCCAGGAGAATCTTCGCAACACGCTGCGGATGATCGACAACCGCTTCAACGACCTGGCTCAGTGGGACAACCCGGGCGGTGACCGCTACACGGTCGAGCTCGACATCATCACCGCCGAGCTCGACCTGGGCCTTGGCGGCGGCGGCGAGTCGTTTCCGCTGATCGAGATCCTGTGCCCGACCATCGTCGACAAGCGGACCGGCGAACGCATCGTCGGCATCGCGGGCAATAATTTCTCCTCCTATGTGCGCGACTACGACTTCAGCGTTCTGCTGCTGGGGCACAACAAGGACAAGCCCGCCTTCAGCACGCCGGAGCATTTCGGCGACCTGCACGGCAAGCTGTTCAAGCATTTCCTGAACTCCAGCGCCTACAAGGAACGCTTCGGCAAGCCGCCGGTCATCTGCATCAGCGTGTCGAGCAGCCAGACCTACCGACGGACCGGCAATCAGCATCCCGTCCTGGGCCACGAGTACCAGCAGAGCGAGTTCTCTTCGACCGATCAATACTTCGAGAAGATGGGCTTGAAGGTCCGCTTCTTCATGCCGCCGAACAGCGTGGCGCCCTTGGCCTTCTACTTCCAGGGCGACCTGCTGGCCGACTATGGCAACCTCGAGCTGATCGGCACCATCAGCACGATGGAAACCTTCCAGAAGATCTATCGTCCCGAGATCTACAACGCCAACTCCGCGGCCGGGACGATCTATCGGCCGAGCCTGAAGCATCCGGACTACTCCTTGACCCGCATCGTCTACGACCGGGAAGAGCGCAGCCAGCTGGCCATCAAGCAAGGGCAGTTCACCGAAGAGCACTTCATCAAGCCCCACAAGGCCGTGCTCGATCACTGGGCCGCCAGTTTCGCGGCCTGACCCAGCGCCCACCCGCCATCCCGTTTCCGTATGAAAGGATTCTTTTGATGTTCGAGACCTCCATCGCCGGCAGCCTGCCGAAACCCGCCTGGCTGGCTGAAACCAACAAGCTCTGGCCGCAGTGGCGAGCAGAAGGCGATGCGCTGCTTCAGGCCAAGGCCGACGCGACCCTGCTGTGGATCAAGGCCCAGGAAGATGCCGGCCTGGACATCGTGTGCGATGGTGAGCAGTCGCGCCAGCACTTCGTGCACGGCTTCCTTGAGCAGGTCGAGGGCATCGACTTCGAGAACAAGGTGAAGATGGGCATCCGCGACAACCGCTACGACGCGATGGTGCCGCAGGTGGTGGCCGCACTGCGCCTGAAGGGCCGCGTGCACGCCTTCGAGGCGCAGCTCGCCCGTGCGCACACGAAGAAGAAACTGAAGTTCACCTTGCCCGGCCCGATGACCATCGTCGACACCGTGGCGGACCGCTTTTACGGCGACAAGGTGAAGCTGGCCTTCGCCTTCGCCGAGCTGCTGAACCAGGAGGCGCTGGCGCTGCAGGCGGATGGCGTGGACATCATCCAGTTCGACGAACCGTCCTTCAATGTCTACATGAAGGACGCTGCCGACTGGGGCGTGCAGGCGCTGGAGCGCGCGGCGCAGGGGCTGACCTGCACGACGGCGGTGCACATCTGCTATGGCTATGGCATCAAGGCCAACACCGACTGGAAGAGCACCCTGGGCGACGAGTGGCGCCAGTACGAGGCGGTGTTCCCCGCGCTGGCCAAGAGCCGCATTGACCAGGTGAGCCTGGAATGCATCCACTCCCATGTGCCACCCGACCTGATGAAGCTGCTGGCCGGCAAGGACGTGATGGTCGGCGTGATCGACGTGGCCAGCGACGTGGTCGAGACCCCCGAGGAAGTGGCCGATACCATCGGCCGGGCGTTGCAGTTCGTGCCGAAGGAGAGGCTGTTCCCGTGCACGAACTGCGGCCTGGCGCCGATGGCGCGGGACGTGGCCTTGCGCAAGCTGGAGGCGCTGGCGGCGGGTACGAAGCTGGCAAAGGAGCGGCTCACCACGGTGTGACAGAGGAATCAGGTAGCGCGGCGCCTGATGGTGGAGGCTGCGCTCAAGCTGCGCGCCGAGACGACTACCGCCTGAGCCCGCCTCGCGCGCGACCGCGGCCATGCTGCCGTCGTGGCGCGCCAGCGCGGCCTCGATCCAGCGCCGCTGGAAGGCGTCGGTGGCCTCGCGCAGGGGCAGGCCCGGCGCGGGCACCTCATCCGGCATGGCGGCGGCGCCGATTTCGGGCGGGGCTGCCGGGGCCGCGTCCTGCAGCGCCAGGTGGCGCGGCTCGATCGCGATCCAGCGTCCGCCGCGGCCCTGCTCCGCCAGCGCGCGCAGGGCCGCGCGGCTGATCAGGTGCCCCAGCTCGCGCACATTGCCGGGCCAGGCCTGCGCCAGCAGCGCGGCCGAGGCGGCCGGCGAGAGGCGCAGATTGCACGCGCCCAGGCGGTGCTGGTTCTCCTCCAGGAAGCTGCAGGCCAGGCTCCGCATATCGCGGCCGCGCTCGCGCAGCGCCGGCACCTGCAGCGGATAGACCGACGGGCGGTGGTACAGATCGGCGCGGAAGCGTCCGCGCGCCCCTCCTGGCGCAGCTCGCGATTCGTTGCGGCCAGCACCCGCACGTCGACGCGCAGCAGCCGGTCGCTGCCCGGGCGCTGCAGCTCGCCGCTCTGCTGCTGGCGCGCGAGCCGCCGGAGGATCGCGATATGGACCTGTACCTGCTCGGCCCCAAGCCCTTCATGCGTGCGGTCTATGCCAGCGGCCTGGCGTTGGGCGTGCCGCCGGGGCAGCTGCACTACGAGTTCTTCGGCCCGGCCGAGGCCTTGACCGCGCCGGCCGCCTGAGGCCGTCGCGCAGCCTCTGAGAGTACACGCCACAGCAGCAGCGCCCCGAGCACGCACGCGCCGGCCACCAGGCCGGCGCCGGTCCAGACCTGCTCGTTCTGCAGGTAGTTGACGCACAGGCGCTGCGGGCTGGACTGGTAGAGCAGGCCGGCGGTGGCCATCATCCAGGCCAGATTGCCGCCGACGAACAGCGCCACTCGTGGCTCCAGCCGGCGCCAGCCGCCGGCCATGGCCCAGCCGGCGATCCACCAGCCCAGGTACTTGGCCGCCGCGACCCGGCCGTCCAGCAGGGCCAGGTCCAGCGCCGCCGGAATCATCCAGAAGGCCGAGACCAACAGCAGCAGGCAGGCGCCCGTCAGGCCGTGCCAGTCCCAGGCCGCGGCCCGATGTGGCCCGCTCAGGCCGCGCGCCGCCCAGCCGGCCGCGAACAGCAGCGGGAACTCCAGCAGCATGTGCAGCGCCATCGAGCTCTCCAGCCCTTGGCGCAGCGCCGGCCACAGCAGCAGCAGCGGGCACAGGGCCATCAGCCGCCGGGCGCTCATCGGCGCACCTCCGCCAGCGCGCGGGCATGGGCCAGCGCCTGCGGCCAGGCCTCGTAGTCATAGATCGCGCGCAGCCGGCCCCGGCCGTCGATCAGGTGCAGCGCGGCGTTGTGCACGAAGCCGCCTCGGCCGTCCGGGATCGCGATCACGCCCAGGGCCCGCAGCAAGGCATCGCGCTCGGCCGGGGTGCGCGGCGCGGCGATGCGCCAGCGCGCCGGATCGGCGCGGTAGAGCGCGCCATGGGCCGCCAGCGCGGCGCGGTCGTCATGCTCGATGTCAAAGGAGATCGACAGCAGCTCCGGCATCGCCGGCCCGTCGAGCAGGGCCTGCATCCGCTGGTACTCGGCGCCCAGTGCGCGGCAGACGCCGGGGCAGCGGGTGTAGATGAAGTCGACGATGCGGACCGGCCCCGCAGCCTCGGCCGGCCAGGGCCGCAAGACCTGGCCCCGCTCGTCGCGCAGCGCCAGCCCGGCCGGCACCGCGAGCTCGCCGCGCGCGGCGCGGGCGCGGCGCAGCTCCTCGAAGGTCCAGGCGCCGAAGCCCTCGGTCAGCGCGGCCGTCGCGGCGAGGAAGCTCGCGGCCAGCAGGGCGCAGAGCAGTAGCGTGCCGGCCAGGCCGCGGTCCGCGGCTGCTTCGCCCTTCACTGCAGCAGCGCCTTCAGCTCCGCGTCGCCCTTCCACGGGGCCTGGCGGTCCTTGCTGGCCGCGCGTTCGCGCGCCACCGCGGCGGTCTCGATCGCCGCTGCCTCGTTGCCCCATTGCTTGCGGATATGGCTGGCCACCGCGGCCAGCTCGGCGTCGGCCAGCTGCGCGCCGAAGGCCGGCATCGCGCCCTTGTAGACCTGGCCCTTGACGGTCAGTTCGCCCTCGGCGCCATGCAGCAGGATCTGCAGCAGCGCCCGCTCCGCGCCCAGCACCCATTCGGAGCCGGCCAGCGGCGGGAACACGCCGGGCAGGCCGGCGCCGCTGGCCTGGTGGCAGGCCACGCAGCGCGCCGCATAGATCGCGGCGCCGTCGGCGGCCGCGCCGGCCGCGGGGCCGGGCTTGGCGCGCAGGTCGTCGAGCGTGCGCACATCGCCGTGGCGCGCGTCGGTCAGCGGCCCGGCGTCCAGGATGTACCAGACGCCCCAGAGCGCCAGCAGGCCGGCGATGGCCAGCACCCACAGCGGGATCGGCCGGCCGAGCTCATGCGGGTCTGGGTGCTCGCGGCCCTGGGGATCGCTGCGTCGGTTCATCCCATGCTCCTCAGGGGGCGGCGCCGCTGGCGGCCTTGGCCGGCAGCACCGGGTAGCTGCGGTTCAACGCCAGCAGGTACTTGACCAGGTCCTCGGCCGCCGGCCGCGCGACGACGACCTTGCCGCCGCGCGGCTCGTAGGGCGGCGGCAGGTTGATCATGCGCTCGCCGGGATCGGCCTTGTCCTTGATCTCGAACAGGAAGGGGTAGGCCGGCATGATGCTGCCCGGCACATAGGCGCGCGGCTGGTAGAGATGGCCGAAATGCCAGTCGGCGCTGGGCTGGCGCACGCCGATGTTCATCAGGTCCGGGCCGGTGCGCATGCTGCCCAGCAGATGCGGGCGGTCGTAGTAGTAGTCGGCCGCGACGGTGGCGCGGCCCCAGCCGCGCTCGGCATCGGCGGGGGTCTGGGCGCGGTCGCGCGGCTGCTGGGTGTGGCAGTAGACGCAGCCCTGGCGGATGTACTCGGCGCGCCCGCGCAGCTCGGCCGAGCTGTAGGGCTTGAGGCCGGGCGCCGGTTTGACATCCTTCAGCTGCAGATAGGGCAGCACGACCAGCGCGCTGGTGGCCACGCCCAGCATCACCATGCCGCCGGCGACGAGCTTGACTTCGCTGTCCATGCGCTCATTTCTCCTGGGTGGCGAGGTGGAAGAGGGCGGGGCGGTGCCGCGTCGGCCCCAGGTTCAGGATCAGCGCGGCGAAATGAAAGGCGAACACGAGATGGGCCAGGGTCATCAGCGCGCCGCCCACGCTGCGGCCCTTCAGCCAGGGGAGCGTCAGGGTCACCGAGTCCATGAAGGGGCGCGCCGCGTCCAGCATCGCGACGCCCTGCAGCCAGCCGCCGATCGTCATCGTGATGAAGTAGATCGAGATGCCGATGGCGGCCAGCCAGAAATGCACCAGGATCAGGCGGGGGTAGGGCCATTCGCGCTCGACCACGCGCGGCATCACGAAGTAGATGCCGCCGAAGAAGGCCATGCTGACGAAGCCGTAGAGGCCCAGATGCGCATGGCCCACCGTGTAGTGGGTGAAATGGGTGACGGTGTTGACGCTGCGCAGCGCCTCGAAGGAGCCCTGGGCCGAGGAGGCCACATACATCGCGCCGGCGAAGGCCACGAAGCGCAGGGTGGGCGAGTGGATCAGCGCCCGGTAGCGCCCCTGCAGGGTCAGCGCGCCGTTGACGCCGAAGGCGATCACCGGCACCAGCATCATCATGCTCTGCACGATCGACAGGGTGATCAGCCAATGCGGCACCGGCCCGCCGATCAGGTGGTGGCCGCCGACCTGGCCGTAGAAGAAGGCCAGGGTCCAGAAGCCCAAGAGCGAGAGGTTGTAGGACTGGATCGGCCGGCCCAGCACCTTGGGCATGAAGTAGTAGATGGTCGCCAGCGCCAGCGGGGTGTAGAACAGGCCCAGCGCGTTGTGGCCGTACCACCAGTTCATCGTCGCCTGCTCGACGCCGAAATGCAGGTTCGGCACCTTGGCCACCAGGTAGAGCACCGGGAACCAGAACAGCGCCGCGCCCATGTACCAGACCTGAGCCATTCGTACTGGGTCAGCCAGTCCGGCTCGTGCAGCTTGATCGAGGCGGTCAGGCCGGCGGCCGAGGCCACCAGCAGCCACACGACCGCGCTGAGCAAGAACACGAACACGACGACGGCGCTGGAACGGTCGGCCGCGCCGCGCGCGCTCAGCTCGTCGGGCTCGGGTGGTATCGCTGCTGCCTCGCCGGCGCTGGCCTGCAGGGCCTGTTGCGCCGCGCCGCTGGCCGCCGGGTCGTCGACCCGGCCCAGCTCGGCGGGCTCGAAGATCACCTCGGCGCCCTCGGCCTCGCGCTCGAACAGCCCCTGGCGCATCGACCAGATGAAAAAGGCCAGGGCCACCACCGACAGGATGAACGCGGACAACAGGATCGTGACGGGATCCATCGGTGCCTCCTCATGCCGCCGGCGCGGGCGGGGTGTCCGATTGGAACCACGGCGGCCGCCTGCTGTCAACGCGGCGCCGAGATTCGCCCGCGGGGCGGGGCCGCTGCCGCACAATGCGCGGGCACTCCCGAGTGCCCAGCAAAAAATCGTGACAGCCATAAGAAACAACGAGGAGATTCGACCGATGGTCCAACGCCGACAATTCGTCCTGCCGCTGCTGGCCGCCCCCGCGCTGCTGCTGGCGCCCGCCCTGCAGGCCCAGGAGGGCAGCTATCCCAACAAGCCGATCAAGCTGCTGGTCGGCTTCCCGCCCGGTGGCGGCATCGACTTCGCGGCCCGCACCATCCAGCCCGCGCTGGAGAAGGCGCTGGGCCAGCCGGTGGTGATCGAGAACAAGCCCGGCGTCGGCGGCGTGCTGGCCGCCACCGAGCTGTCGCGCCAGGCGCCGGACGGCTACACGGTGCTGCTGGCCAACACCGGGCCGTTCGCGATCGCGCCCTATCTGCAGCCCAAGATGCCCTACCAGCCGCTGAAGCAGTTCAGCTATATCGGCCAGATCGCCGAGGGCGGCTATATCGCGGTGACGCGACCCGACCATTCGGCCAAGGACCTGAAGCAGTTCGTCGCCTGGGTCAAGGCGAATCCGGGCCAGGCCAACTACGCCTCCGGCGGCAATGGCTCGTCGACCCACATGAACGGCGAGCTGCTGAACCAGGTGGCCGGCATCGACATGATGCATGTGCCCTACAAGGGCAGCGCGCCGGCCGTGCAGGACCTGCTGGGCGGCCAGGTGCAGCTGCTGATCGATGCCGGCACGGTGCTGCTGCCGCAGGTGAAGAGCGGCCGGCTGAAGGCGCTGGCCGTCACCGGCGCCGCCCGCGACCCGAACCTGCCCGAGGTGCCGACCGCGCGCGAGCTGGGCTTCAACGGCATGGAGGCGGTCGGCTTCCAGGGCCTGGTGGCGCCGGTCGGCCTGCCCAAGCCGGTGCTGGACCGCCTGTCCACCGAGCTGGCCAAGGTGCTGGCCCAGCCCGAGATCCGCGCCAAGTTCGCCGCGGCCGGCTCGGAGGTGCAGTCGCGCGGGCCCGAGGCCTTCGCCGCCTTCGTCAAGGCCGACAACGAGAAGTGGTCGACCCTGATCAAGAAGCGCGGCATCAAGCTGGACTGAGCCAGGCGCTCAAGCCGCCAAAGGGAAGGGCGGTCGCCTCCCGGCGCCGCCCTGTCTTGCTACTCCGTCTTACTTGGCGCGCGCGGTGATGATCGCGTCGGCGACGTTCTTCGGGGCCTCGCTGTAGTGCTTGAACTCCATCGTGTAGGTGGCACGGCCTTGGGTGGCCGAGCGCAGCGAGGTGGAGTAGCCGAACATTTCGCTCAGCGGCACCTCGGCCTTGATGATCTTGCCACCACCGACCATGTCGTCCATGCCCTGCACCATGCCGCGACGGCTGGACAGATCACCCATCACCGTGCCGGCATAGTCCTCGGGCGTCTCGACCTCGACCGCCATCATCGGCTCCAGGATCACCGGGCCGGCGCGGCGGCAGGCTTCCTTGAAGCCCATCGAGGCGGCCATCTTGAAGGCGTTCTCGTTCGAGTCCACGTCATGGTAGGAACCGAAGGTCAGGGTGACCTTGACGTCCACCACCGGATAGCCGGCCAGCACGCCGTTCGGCAGGGTGTCGATCACGCCCTTTTCCACTGCCGGGATGTACTCGCGCGGCACCACACCGCCCTTGATCGCGTCGACGAACTCGAAGCCCTTGCCAGGTTCCTGCGGCTCCACGGTCAGCACCAC
This genomic stretch from Roseateles sp. DAIF2 harbors:
- the msuE gene encoding FMN reductase → MTPPLRLVAVSGGMQRPSKCAALSEHLLELIAEEVPCEQRLVELGQLAPQLAGAVWRPQLPVTVERELAAVEQADILVVATPVFRGSYTGLFKHFFDFIDQDALIDKPILLAATGGSERHALMIDHQLRPLFSFFQARTLPLGVYATDKDFVDYRLQNAALIQRAALAVQRALPLIEMTCHARPAVAAERIAA
- a CDS encoding cbb3-type cytochrome c oxidase subunit II; translated protein: MDSEVKLVAGGMVMLGVATSALVVLPYLQLKDVKPAPGLKPYSSAELRGRAEYIRQGCVYCHTQQPRDRAQTPADAERGWGRATVAADYYYDRPHLLGSMRTGPDLMNIGVRQPSADWHFGHLYQPRAYVPGSIMPAYPFLFEIKDKADPGERMINLPPPYEPRGGKVVVARPAAEDLVKYLLALNRSYPVLPAKAASGAAP
- a CDS encoding DUF1852 domain-containing protein, whose amino-acid sequence is MNNEFAFSIKSQRFDENYRPADNTRITTNFANLARGESRQENLRNTLRMIDNRFNDLAQWDNPGGDRYTVELDIITAELDLGLGGGGESFPLIEILCPTIVDKRTGERIVGIAGNNFSSYVRDYDFSVLLLGHNKDKPAFSTPEHFGDLHGKLFKHFLNSSAYKERFGKPPVICISVSSSQTYRRTGNQHPVLGHEYQQSEFSSTDQYFEKMGLKVRFFMPPNSVAPLAFYFQGDLLADYGNLELIGTISTMETFQKIYRPEIYNANSAAGTIYRPSLKHPDYSLTRIVYDREERSQLAIKQGQFTEEHFIKPHKAVLDHWAASFAA
- a CDS encoding IS256 family transposase — protein: MPTKKKPAGAGMTALPSIPKELIEQLTGGSTPMTAEQINATTMALKKALIERALGAELSHHLGYPPGTAKPEEAGNQRNGKSAKTVLTEDGPLRIEVPRDRAGSFEPILIPKHERRFTGFDDKIVAMYARGMTVREIQGFLAEQYGTEVSPEFISSVTDAVMTEVSAWQSRPLEPMYPVVFFDALRVKIREDAVVRNKAIYLALGVLPDGTRDILGLWIENTEGAKFWMKVFNDLKTRGVADILIAVTDGLKGIPEALAAVFPATTLQTCIVHLIRNSLDFASWKDRKALAAALKPIYTASSADAAQAELDAFEASAWGQKFPTVTATWRRAWDRVIPFFAFSPAVRRVIYTTNAIESIHSRLRKIIKTRGHFPSDDAATKLLWLALRNITADWGRAAKEWKEAMNQFAIAYGERFT
- a CDS encoding tripartite tricarboxylate transporter substrate binding protein, which translates into the protein MVQRRQFVLPLLAAPALLLAPALQAQEGSYPNKPIKLLVGFPPGGGIDFAARTIQPALEKALGQPVVIENKPGVGGVLAATELSRQAPDGYTVLLANTGPFAIAPYLQPKMPYQPLKQFSYIGQIAEGGYIAVTRPDHSAKDLKQFVAWVKANPGQANYASGGNGSSTHMNGELLNQVAGIDMMHVPYKGSAPAVQDLLGGQVQLLIDAGTVLLPQVKSGRLKALAVTGAARDPNLPEVPTARELGFNGMEAVGFQGLVAPVGLPKPVLDRLSTELAKVLAQPEIRAKFAAAGSEVQSRGPEAFAAFVKADNEKWSTLIKKRGIKLD
- a CDS encoding cytochrome c, which translates into the protein MNRRSDPQGREHPDPHELGRPIPLWVLAIAGLLALWGVWYILDAGPLTDARHGDVRTLDDLRAKPGPAAGAAADGAAIYAARCVACHQASGAGLPGVFPPLAGSEWVLGAERALLQILLHGAEGELTVKGQVYKGAMPAFGAQLADAELAAVASHIRKQWGNEAAAIETAAVARERAASKDRQAPWKGDAELKALLQ
- a CDS encoding methionine synthase, which translates into the protein MFETSIAGSLPKPAWLAETNKLWPQWRAEGDALLQAKADATLLWIKAQEDAGLDIVCDGEQSRQHFVHGFLEQVEGIDFENKVKMGIRDNRYDAMVPQVVAALRLKGRVHAFEAQLARAHTKKKLKFTLPGPMTIVDTVADRFYGDKVKLAFAFAELLNQEALALQADGVDIIQFDEPSFNVYMKDAADWGVQALERAAQGLTCTTAVHICYGYGIKANTDWKSTLGDEWRQYEAVFPALAKSRIDQVSLECIHSHVPPDLMKLLAGKDVMVGVIDVASDVVETPEEVADTIGRALQFVPKERLFPCTNCGLAPMARDVALRKLEALAAGTKLAKERLTTV
- a CDS encoding SCO family protein translates to MKGEAAADRGLAGTLLLCALLAASFLAATAALTEGFGAWTFEELRRARAARGELAVPAGLALRDERGQVLRPWPAEAAGPVRIVDFIYTRCPGVCRALGAEYQRMQALLDGPAMPELLSISFDIEHDDRAALAAHGALYRADPARWRIAAPRTPAERDALLRALGVIAIPDGRGGFVHNAALHLIDGRGRLRAIYDYEAWPQALAHARALAEVRR
- a CDS encoding LysR family transcriptional regulator, with the translated sequence MLERSHLAIIREVDRQGSLTAAAGVLCLTQSALSHAMKKLEDQLGTPIWLREGRSLRLTQAGEYLLAVANRMLPQLDLAEARVRQFAQGERGTLSIGMECHPCYQWLLKIVSPYLARWPDVDVDVKQKFQFGGIGALFGYEIDLLVTPDPLFKPGLHFEPVFDYEQVLVVSRRHALAGAAYAKPEHLVGETLITYPVAVERLDVYTQFLMPAGITPKRHKSIETTDIMLQMVASDRGVAALPRWLVEEYAAKMDLLPVQLGRKGVAKQIYLGARDSELHIDYLKAFIELARRGAATGPKP